The following proteins are co-located in the Haemorhous mexicanus isolate bHaeMex1 chromosome 30, bHaeMex1.pri, whole genome shotgun sequence genome:
- the TNFRSF10B gene encoding tumor necrosis factor receptor superfamily member 10B isoform X2, translating into MRWPRRRWVPALLLVTVAYLGASAVHLRRRDSLDSLDVGWLGEDGYYMNSGGLYCKKCPAGTYISKECEEQRGSSTCVSCRAREYMEYPNAFHSCQECSVCREDQVELSLCHSQRNTVCVCRNGTFCPPEHPCEMCQKCQPRCPEGQVVLKPCTPYSDLQCGPDLDTSSTYLKIVIPVVIVMIAILIVIAVCYWKLFCIPPEDGRPSSRMAYEMSSMFQKLPWCKTEDVGTDDNVTNTQAEREWHGRAPERQEMLPSETERPWRSLVPAPGYDPCKALQWSFYTFGMKVLREDWKRFGRNLNLEENDITMGRSLDDFYEMMLRWQNREGSKASVTTLLDTLEDLRLRGVAENICDTLVQKGYFQKRAEGSGAHTAPPTAGKDSEQLDRSCL; encoded by the exons ATGCGCTGGCCCCGACGGCGCTGGGTCCCTGCGCTGCTGCTGGTCACG GTGGCTTATCTGGGAGCCAGTGCTGTCCACTTGAGGAGGAGGGACAGCTTGGATTCCTTGGATGTAGGCTGGCTGGGTGAAGATGGTTATTACATGAACAGTGGTGGTCTCTATTGCAAGAAGTGCCCTGCAG GCACCTACATTTCCAAGGagtgtgaggagcagagaggcTCTAGCACGTGTgtgtcctgcagagccagggaatACATGGAATATCCAAACGCCTTCCACTCGTGCCAGGAGTGCTCAGTGTGCAGGGAAG ATCAGGTGGAGCTGAGTCTCTGCCACTCCCAGAGGAACACGGTGTGTGTCTGCAGGAACGGCACCTTCTGCCCCCCGGAGCACCCCTGCGAGATGTGCCAGAAGTGCCAGCCCAG gtGTCCTGAGGGTCAAGTGGTGCTGAAACCCTGCACACCTTACAGTGACCTCCAGTGTGGTCCTGACCTGGACACCTCTTCCACCT ACCTCAAGATCGTCATCCCAGTGGTAATTGTGATGATAGCGATCCTGATTGTGATTGCTGTCTGCTACTGGAAACTCTTCTGCATCCCCCCAG AGGATGGCAGACCCTCGAGCAGGATGGCCTATGAAATG agctccatgtttcagaagctGCCGTGGTGCAAGACAGAGGACGTGGGGACAGATGACAACGTCACCAACACGCAGGCAGAGAGGGAGTGGCATGGCAGGGCACCAGAGAGACAG GAGATGCTGCCGAGTGAGACTGAGAGACCCTGGAGGAGTCTGGTTCCAGCACCAGGGTATGATCCCTGTAAAG cgcTGCAGTGGTCCTTCTACACCTTTGGGATGAAGGTGCTCAGAGAGGACTGGAAGAGATTCGGCCGCAACCTGAACCTGGAGGAGAATGACATCACCATGGGCAGGTCACTTGATGACTTCTACGAGATGATGCTCAGGTGGCAGAACAGGGAGGGCTCCAAGGCCTCTGTGACCACGCTGCTGGACACCCTGGAGGACCTCAGGCTCCGCGGGGTGGCAGAGAATATCTGCGACACGCTGGTCCAGAAGGGATATTTTCAGAAACGAGCTGAAGGGAGCGGGGCACACACTGCACCtcccacagcagggaaagacTCAGAACAGTTGGATCGTAGCTGTTTGTAG
- the TNFRSF10B gene encoding tumor necrosis factor receptor superfamily member 10B isoform X1 — MRWPRRRWVPALLLVTVAYLGASAVHLRRRDSLDSLDVGWLGEDGYYMNSGGLYCKKCPAGTYISKECEEQRGSSTCVSCRAREYMEYPNAFHSCQECSVCREDQVELSLCHSQRNTVCVCRNGTFCPPEHPCEMCQKCQPRCPEGQVVLKPCTPYSDLQCGPDLDTSSTYLKIVIPVVIVMIAILIVIAVCYWKLFCIPPEDGRPSSRMAYEMVSSMFQKLPWCKTEDVGTDDNVTNTQAEREWHGRAPERQEMLPSETERPWRSLVPAPGYDPCKALQWSFYTFGMKVLREDWKRFGRNLNLEENDITMGRSLDDFYEMMLRWQNREGSKASVTTLLDTLEDLRLRGVAENICDTLVQKGYFQKRAEGSGAHTAPPTAGKDSEQLDRSCL, encoded by the exons ATGCGCTGGCCCCGACGGCGCTGGGTCCCTGCGCTGCTGCTGGTCACG GTGGCTTATCTGGGAGCCAGTGCTGTCCACTTGAGGAGGAGGGACAGCTTGGATTCCTTGGATGTAGGCTGGCTGGGTGAAGATGGTTATTACATGAACAGTGGTGGTCTCTATTGCAAGAAGTGCCCTGCAG GCACCTACATTTCCAAGGagtgtgaggagcagagaggcTCTAGCACGTGTgtgtcctgcagagccagggaatACATGGAATATCCAAACGCCTTCCACTCGTGCCAGGAGTGCTCAGTGTGCAGGGAAG ATCAGGTGGAGCTGAGTCTCTGCCACTCCCAGAGGAACACGGTGTGTGTCTGCAGGAACGGCACCTTCTGCCCCCCGGAGCACCCCTGCGAGATGTGCCAGAAGTGCCAGCCCAG gtGTCCTGAGGGTCAAGTGGTGCTGAAACCCTGCACACCTTACAGTGACCTCCAGTGTGGTCCTGACCTGGACACCTCTTCCACCT ACCTCAAGATCGTCATCCCAGTGGTAATTGTGATGATAGCGATCCTGATTGTGATTGCTGTCTGCTACTGGAAACTCTTCTGCATCCCCCCAG AGGATGGCAGACCCTCGAGCAGGATGGCCTATGAAATGGTG agctccatgtttcagaagctGCCGTGGTGCAAGACAGAGGACGTGGGGACAGATGACAACGTCACCAACACGCAGGCAGAGAGGGAGTGGCATGGCAGGGCACCAGAGAGACAG GAGATGCTGCCGAGTGAGACTGAGAGACCCTGGAGGAGTCTGGTTCCAGCACCAGGGTATGATCCCTGTAAAG cgcTGCAGTGGTCCTTCTACACCTTTGGGATGAAGGTGCTCAGAGAGGACTGGAAGAGATTCGGCCGCAACCTGAACCTGGAGGAGAATGACATCACCATGGGCAGGTCACTTGATGACTTCTACGAGATGATGCTCAGGTGGCAGAACAGGGAGGGCTCCAAGGCCTCTGTGACCACGCTGCTGGACACCCTGGAGGACCTCAGGCTCCGCGGGGTGGCAGAGAATATCTGCGACACGCTGGTCCAGAAGGGATATTTTCAGAAACGAGCTGAAGGGAGCGGGGCACACACTGCACCtcccacagcagggaaagacTCAGAACAGTTGGATCGTAGCTGTTTGTAG